From one Perca flavescens isolate YP-PL-M2 chromosome 4, PFLA_1.0, whole genome shotgun sequence genomic stretch:
- the ldlrad2 gene encoding low-density lipoprotein receptor class A domain-containing protein 2 isoform X2 gives MMEAEVESCWLRLLLLLCFVTLHSSAIETVNVVDFCGQTIRDDGMIVNSHQESKKYYFVTMGTDCHLTMQASSPKDKVQFHFRFFLVYSLLRVAPLSPAPLFPESPRGSAPLNPRLEPTTGESSGDPCHAGSYVQFYDGWDRSSPPLGPPLCGKSPPRPVLSTGNYLTLRLVTRGTQPRVDFVGDFTSFRLGFNHSECSNEPYFTCRNGKCIPLSLVCDDKGIDNCGDGSDLEENLTTGCKGQLLLPEPPPPIGTPPPPFVNPPTVPIPTHINCGMPNSAPSHESVTDSPASLSLLVLYIILGVVAGGVVLCWCCWSPGWFLWRVSVCRFLPCCNSACASFQLCCTHSKEHRLAKVTPHTPANGTPATPNTAEENVTTAAV, from the exons ATGATGGAGGCGGAGGTGGAGAGCTGCTGGCTCAGGCTGCTCCTCCTGCTCTGTTTCGTGACTCTGCACAGCTCGGCCATCGAGACCG TGAACGTGGTGGACTTCTGTGGCCAGACGATCCGGGATGACGGCATGATCGTCAACTCGCACCAGGAATCCAAGAAGTACTACTTTGTGACCATGGGGACTGACTGCCATCTAACCATGCAAGCCAGCTCCCCTAAAGACAAGGTCCAGTTCCACTTCCGCTTCTTCCTGGTCTACAGTTTGCTACGAGTGGCCCCCCTGAGCCCGGCGCCTCTCTTCCCAGAGTCCCCTCGGGGCTCCGCCCCTCTCAACCCCAGACTGGAGCCCACCACCGGTGAGAGCTCGGGGGACCCGTGTCATGCCGGCTCGTATGTTCAGTTCTATGACGGATGGGACAGGAGCTCGCCGCCCCTCGGGCCTCCTCTTTGTGGGAAGAGCCCGCCCCGGCCAGTGTTGTCCACAGGAAACTACCTGACCCTGAGGCTGGTGACCCGGGGGACTCAGCCCAGAGTCGACTTTGTGGGGGACTTCACCTCCTTCAGACTGG GTTTTAACCATTCCGAGTGCAGCAATGAGCCCTATTTCACCTGCAGAAATGGGAAGTGTATCCCTCTAAGTCTTGTGTGTGATGATAAAGGCATTGACAACTGTGGGGATGGAAGTGACCTGGAGGAAAACCTGACAACGGGTTGTAAAG GTCAACTTTTACTTCCTGAACCTCCGCCGCCAATAGGAACCCCACCCCCACCTTTTGTGAATCCACCCACAGTGCCGATTCCTACACATATCAACTGTGGCATGCCAAACAGCGCTCCTAGTCATGAGTCTGTAACAG ACTCCCCTGCCTCCCTGTCCCTGTTGGTTCTCTACATCATCCTGGGTGTGGTAGCAGGCGGCGTGGTGCtctgctggtgctgctggtCACCCGGTTGGTTCCTGTGGCGGGTCAGCGTCTGTCGCTTTTTACCCTGCTGCAACTCGGCCTGCGCCTCCTTCCAGCTCTGCTGCACCCACAGCAAGGAGCACCGACTGGCGAAAGTCACCCCGCACACACCAGCCAACGGGACCCCGGCCACCCCCAACACTGCTGAGGAAAATGTTACCACGGCAGCTGTTTAG
- the ldlrad2 gene encoding low-density lipoprotein receptor class A domain-containing protein 2 isoform X1 has product MMEAEVESCWLRLLLLLCFVTLHSSAIETVNVVDFCGQTIRDDGMIVNSHQESKKYYFVTMGTDCHLTMQASSPKDKVQFHFRFFLVYSLLRVAPLSPAPLFPESPRGSAPLNPRLEPTTGESSGDPCHAGSYVQFYDGWDRSSPPLGPPLCGKSPPRPVLSTGNYLTLRLVTRGTQPRVDFVGDFTSFRLGFNHSECSNEPYFTCRNGKCIPLSLVCDDKGIDNCGDGSDLEENLTTGCKAGQLLLPEPPPPIGTPPPPFVNPPTVPIPTHINCGMPNSAPSHESVTDSPASLSLLVLYIILGVVAGGVVLCWCCWSPGWFLWRVSVCRFLPCCNSACASFQLCCTHSKEHRLAKVTPHTPANGTPATPNTAEENVTTAAV; this is encoded by the exons ATGATGGAGGCGGAGGTGGAGAGCTGCTGGCTCAGGCTGCTCCTCCTGCTCTGTTTCGTGACTCTGCACAGCTCGGCCATCGAGACCG TGAACGTGGTGGACTTCTGTGGCCAGACGATCCGGGATGACGGCATGATCGTCAACTCGCACCAGGAATCCAAGAAGTACTACTTTGTGACCATGGGGACTGACTGCCATCTAACCATGCAAGCCAGCTCCCCTAAAGACAAGGTCCAGTTCCACTTCCGCTTCTTCCTGGTCTACAGTTTGCTACGAGTGGCCCCCCTGAGCCCGGCGCCTCTCTTCCCAGAGTCCCCTCGGGGCTCCGCCCCTCTCAACCCCAGACTGGAGCCCACCACCGGTGAGAGCTCGGGGGACCCGTGTCATGCCGGCTCGTATGTTCAGTTCTATGACGGATGGGACAGGAGCTCGCCGCCCCTCGGGCCTCCTCTTTGTGGGAAGAGCCCGCCCCGGCCAGTGTTGTCCACAGGAAACTACCTGACCCTGAGGCTGGTGACCCGGGGGACTCAGCCCAGAGTCGACTTTGTGGGGGACTTCACCTCCTTCAGACTGG GTTTTAACCATTCCGAGTGCAGCAATGAGCCCTATTTCACCTGCAGAAATGGGAAGTGTATCCCTCTAAGTCTTGTGTGTGATGATAAAGGCATTGACAACTGTGGGGATGGAAGTGACCTGGAGGAAAACCTGACAACGGGTTGTAAAG CAGGTCAACTTTTACTTCCTGAACCTCCGCCGCCAATAGGAACCCCACCCCCACCTTTTGTGAATCCACCCACAGTGCCGATTCCTACACATATCAACTGTGGCATGCCAAACAGCGCTCCTAGTCATGAGTCTGTAACAG ACTCCCCTGCCTCCCTGTCCCTGTTGGTTCTCTACATCATCCTGGGTGTGGTAGCAGGCGGCGTGGTGCtctgctggtgctgctggtCACCCGGTTGGTTCCTGTGGCGGGTCAGCGTCTGTCGCTTTTTACCCTGCTGCAACTCGGCCTGCGCCTCCTTCCAGCTCTGCTGCACCCACAGCAAGGAGCACCGACTGGCGAAAGTCACCCCGCACACACCAGCCAACGGGACCCCGGCCACCCCCAACACTGCTGAGGAAAATGTTACCACGGCAGCTGTTTAG
- the nampt2 gene encoding nicotinamide phosphoribosyltransferase 2 codes for MAAQDFNLLLATDSYKITHYKQYPPNVSKIYSYFECRRKKASQFSEVVFFGLQYLLKKYLIGQVVTEEKIQEAKLFYQMHFRQAVFDEESWRKILEKHDGRLPIRIKAVPEGRIIPRGNVLFTVENTDPEFYWLTNYIETMLVQMWYPITVATISREFKKILAKHLKATSGSLEGLDLKLHDFGYRGVSSQESAALGGAAHLVNFCSTDTVAGLLMAQRYYGCPMAGFSIPAAEHSTIISWGRGREKEAFERVLDQFSSGPVSVVSDSYDIFNACKHIWGDKLKERVMERSQDSCLVIRPDSGDPAETLIEVIKILEECFGCSLNSMGYKVLPSYLRIIQGDGIDLCSVDEILQKLSDEGWSAENIFFGCGSALLQKLNRDTLNCAFKCSYVETNGKGMDVYKQPVTDPTKGSKRGQLSLRRNSDGCLETIERGAGKPEEDLLVTVFENGSLVQDYSLEEIRKNARLRDEEVPTLHNREQEPLHNHIINGIH; via the exons ATCACACACTACAAACAGTATCCTCCAAATGTCAGCAAAATCTACTCCTACTTTGAGTGCAGACGCAAGAAAGCCTCCCAGTTCAGTGAAGTGGTGTTCTTCGGTCTTCAGTATCTGCTGAAGAAGTACCTCATAG GCCAAGTGGTCACAGAGGAGAAGATTCAGGAGGCCAAGCTCTTCTACCAGATGCACTTCAGACAGGCTGTGTTCGATGAGGAAAGCTGGAGGAAAATCCTGGAG AAACACGATGGCCGTCTTCCTATCCGGATCAAAGCTGTCCCTGAGGGTAGGATTATCCCGAGAGGCAACGTGCTCTTCACCGTGGAAAACACTGATCCCGAATTCTACTGGCTCACCAACTACATTGAG ACCATGCTGGTCCAGATGTGGTATCCCATCACAGTAGCCACCATATCCAGGGAGTTTAAGAAGATCCTGGCCAAGCACCTGAAGGCCACCTCGGGGAGCCTGGAAGGTCTGGACCTGAAGCTGCATGACTTTGGCTACAGAGGAGTCTCCTCACAGGAG TCTGCAGCGCTGGGAGGAGCAGCTCACCTGGTTAACTTCTGCAGTACAGACACAGTAGCTGGGCTGCTGATGGCCCAGCGCTACTATGGCTGCCCCATGGCCGGCTTCTCCATCCCAGCAGCAGAGCACAG CACCATCATCTCCTGGGGGCGGGGCCGGGAGAAGGAGGCGTTTGAGCGAGTCCTGGACCAGTTCTCCTCGGGGCCCGTGTCCGTGGTCAGCGACAGCTACGACATCTTTAATGCCTGCAAACACATCTGGGGAGATAAGCTGAAGGAGCGAGTCATGGAGCGCAGCCAGGACTCGTGTCTGGTCATCCGGCCCGATTCCGGAGACCCCGCAGAGACtctcattgag GTCATCAAGATTCTGGAGGAGTGTTTTGGCTGCTCTCTGAACTCCATGGGATACAAGGTCCTGCCTTCCTATCTGCGGATTATTCAGGGAGACGGCATTGACCTGTGCTCGGTGGACGAG ATTCTTCAGAAGCTGAGTGATGAAGGATGGAGTGCTGAGAACATCTTCTTTGGTTGTGGCAGCGCTCTGCTTCAGAAACTCAACAGAGATACACTCAACTGTGCCTTCAAGTGCAGCTACGTGGAGACCAACGGCAAGGGG ATGGACGTGTACAAGCAGCCAGTGACCGACCCAACCAAGGGCTCAAAGCGGGGTCAGTTATCACTGAGGAGAAACTCTGATGGCTGCTTAGAGACAATAGAGAGAGGGGCCGGCAAGCCTGAGGAG GACCTGCTGGTGACCGTGTTTGAGAACGGCAGTCTGGTGCAGGACTACTCCCTGGAGGAGATCAGGAAGAACGCTCGGCTGCGGGACGAGGAGGTGCCCACCCTGCACAACCGAGAACAGGAGCCGCTGCACAATCACATCATCAACGGGATTCATTAG